One Glycine max cultivar Williams 82 chromosome 8, Glycine_max_v4.0, whole genome shotgun sequence genomic window, AAAGTTGAGGGTTGTTGAGTGTGGGGTAGGGATAGGGATGCACTCTCAAGCCATAGCTAAGAACTCTCAAAATTGATCTGTTGGATCAGACTCCTTCTGTCCGATTCTCATTAGctaagatttgattttttttattagtatgttattattacaaaatattcatctattaaTACTTTTACTTGTCACCAaagatttataaataaaaataaataaattttacaagaattaaaataaacaaaaaaactttaaaggactaaaataaaaaacaccatATTTTATAGGATCaaaagttttgtttttgtttacaaaTAAAAGTAATAGTTTGGACTAGGAGTATTcataaatcaattcaatttaataaaaaaaaccccaaaaaaaagacaatgtaaaaattgaataaattgaattttttttattgaattggatcgattttaaatttaattttaaaaaccgatTCAATTCCACtcgaattatatatatatatatatatatatatatatatatatatatatatatatatatatatatatatattcatacatTTATAATATCTCtcatatttactttttatttcttatatatttataaatttaattatataacttatacttaattatgaaaaatatattaaatcaaatataatttttgagtttttttttgaagaaaaattatttgaattaaaatgcataaattataattatcaagttgagtaaatttatttttgatataaaatatacttagtaaaaatttataatattattagttacataatgatatttaaataaaacatttaatatttaaattattttcattatactTATATAAATCGTACAccatttattcaataaaatgaaaataagattgAATCCAAAAATTGATCCAATCCAAAATTGTGATAAATTGGACTGATTAAGAtcgaattaaaattttaaatcaaattaattgaattacgaattaaaaaaaaatcgaaatcAAATACACTCCCCAAACATCCCTAGTTTGGACCACACCATTTGCAATCAAATGTGCATTTATTaagtaaaaaactaataatttcagtcatttttttttcactttaaaataAGTGAAAGGGTGTTGCTCGTGGGcctttctttatattttatttgcatTTCTTATTTCCTAGCCTTTCACAACATCTCATATAGGTACACAGAGCAGAGTAATGAAGCATACCCAAAGGTGTGAAAAATGGTAACCATCAAAGCTTCTCACACTGTGGTTCCAAATCAACCAACACCTAAAGGTCGATTATGGCTATCAAATAGTGACCAAACCGCACGCCCAGCACACACACCAAACCTTTACATCTACAAAGCAAAACACAACATCATCGAATATGACATTGAGAAAATGATAGACTCTCTCAGCATCATTTTAGTGTACTACTATCCGGTAGCTGGCAGATTGAGTGTTACAGAAAGTGGTCGAATGGAAGTGGATTGCAACGCAAAGGGAGTGACATTGATCGAAGCCGAAACCGTGAAAACAATTGATGATTTTGGAGACTTCACACCTTCTGAGTCAGTCAAGGAAGAGCTTGTTCCAGTAATTGATTATCACTCTCAACCTATAGAAGAGATTCCTTTGGTCTTTGTCCAAGTGACAAGATTTAAAGGTGATAAAGAACAACAACAAGGCCTTGCTATTGCAGTCGCTGTTTCTCATCCTGTGGCTGATGGGTCTGCTTGGATTCACTTTATCAACACATGGGCTAAGGTTAATAGAGGTGACATGTTAGGTCTTAATGACATGCCATTTATAGATAGAACCATACTCAAATCTTCGTCGTCGTTGTCGTCGTTGTCACCACCACCCTCACCACGCTTCGATCACCCTGAGTTGCAGCCTCTACCATTCATACTAGGCAGATCTGATAGTACTGAAgagcaaaagaagaagacaacaGCTGCTATGTTGAAACTCACATCAGAACAAGTGGAGATGTTGAGGAAAAAGgttaatgaaaatgaaaacttaTCAACAAAACAAGGGTCAAGATCAAGATCAAGATCAAGACCTTGTAGCAGATTTGAAGCTGTGGCTGCACATATATGGAGATGTGCATGTAAGGCTCGTAAACTGGATCGAAATCAACCAACCCTTGTTAGGTTCAACGCCGATTTTCGAAGCAGACTAACTCGGCCTCTCCCAAGGAATTATTTCGGGAATGCCTTGGCGGCCACAGTGACACCGGAATCTTATGCTGGAGAAATCACATCAAGACCATTGAGTTATGCAGCAAGAAAATTGAGAGAAGCTGTGGAGATGCTCAAGGAAGAATACATAACTTCGCAGTTAGAAGTTGTGTTGGGCGAGGAGCAATTGGAGTCCATAAAGGCTTTGTTCTCGAGACAAGGAGAACGTAGGAATTCTCCTTTTGCAGGAAATCCTAACCTTCAAATCACAAGCTGGATCAGCATTCCACTATATGAAGCAGATTTTGGGTGGGGAAAGCCTGAGCATTTTGTTCTGGGATATGTGTGTCCGTTTGATAGAGGGATTATTATTCGAGGTCCAGAAAATGATGGTTCTGTGATTGTGATCATGTATTTCCAGATAGCACATATGCAACTCTTTAAGAAATTCTTCTACGAGGATGTATTTACATCAAggttgtaatttgtaatttgtgGTTGTTGCAGATTGATCCATGAGGGAAAATGTTGATTCACATCAAGCTTCTTTTATGTGATGGATTATGTTTTTAGTACTGGTAACTTTGTGTAAATGTcacttttattcttaaataagatttttagtGCTTTTGTTCTTATACTTTCATTGTTGTATGTCCATTAAGATCTTAATTCTTGATGCTTATCCATGAAGCTTCTGGAGAATCACCAACAGCAAATTCGTCGTGCATAAATAGTGATTCTACCATTGGCTCACTCTTATATAAAAACATTAGGTTCCTTTTTATTTCACATACCCAGATCAATTTGCTACaacttattcatttttttttttcatttcttggaTCTATTGCATCACTTAATTTTTCACTGTTCCTTCCAATTCAGCTTTGAGATTTTGGATTGATATTGTTATACTAAGCAGGATTTAATGCAAATGGGTAAGTATTATTGTTTAGTTAGTAGATAGGTGCTGAGTAATTTGGTTTGCTTGTGTATTCTCTGACAAAATCATATCTTACAAAATCATAACTTATTCTAACATGAGTTTCCAAGACTTAAATCACTTAagcattattaaaaaataataattatattttacctaAATAGTTAATTTCTCATAGGGTCATATTCAATAAGTACTCTGAATTCGAATCATAAACTATTTGAtcgttaaaaaaatacaaattgttTCAATTATTGTTGATCACATCAAAATCACATACTCATTCtgatcattaaaaaattattgatttcgAGTGGTATTTTGATCAAGTCTCATGTCaagtattataaataaaaaaatataattaaaagaacaaatttattaaagataataacCAAAATTAATCATATGCAACCGTCCAagtaatatgattaaaaaaaaacatactaaaTTTGGTCTCCTTGACACGACACGCCACGCCATGCACTCAAcagtgtttgttgttgttgtctcaGTCTCTTTTGCACACCCAACCGTTCACCAGATCTCACTCTGTTCCGTTCAAGAAGAAAATGGCGGTGATGGCGGTTCATCAATTCGCGCAATGCATCACTTGCCACGCTTGGAGCCCTGACCAATCCAGTgattactctctctctctcgtctTTTTTCGTTTGGAATCCGAGAAAATTTTACTGTTTCCAGAGAGAATAGAACAGgcctttcacttttttcttttttcttttacgaGTTTTAGGAAATCCGATTCGACGGTGGTTTCAATattgtacttttttttgttcattgatGGATTGTGGAGGTTTTTCGCTTTTGTAGATGCGATTTTGATTGGATCCTTAATACTTGGAATATTGTTGATGTTGGTGTGTTTAATCGTCTAGGAATGATGTGTAACTTGTTTGATTGTTTAGATAATCTGTTTGAGTAATTTCGTTtctgttttgaatttgatttgaattttgtaCAAACTAGTCTGTTTTGTAATTGTGGGAGAATGTGATTATCTAAGGGgggaaaatagaagtgattatATTATTGTAAACTATAGTCTAGGATGTATTGAAGAAGAGCGTAGGATAACAATGCATATGTGTTTTGTGCATTGTGAAATTTTCGGACAAGAAGGGAAGGGGAGAAGTTAGGAGGTTGATTAATAAGTTTTGTTCCCTTTGTTTGGATGTTTGAAATCCTCCAAATTAGTGTgccttaaaaaatgtttataaaggGGGAGTTTTGGAGGTTCACGTGATAAACCCTCTTCCTATTTccttaattttacaaaactcCCAAACAAGAGGAGGCTTTACTTAAAACCTTCCCTTCCATTTCTATCTCATACATCCAAACATATCTAGCTCAACGAGAAGGAATGAAGGCCTTCATCATGGTTTTAAATAGCGTTCCACAACCGCAATTGTAGCCGCATTAGCTGCATTTTCTCGCAATATAACCGCAACCAtgactgcaatttaaaaccaaGGCCTTCATTAATTATGTAGGTGTTATTCAATTGTTATATATCTCatggtttttctttatttctttccattttATTGCCCCCAACTCCACTTTTTTCCTCCTTTTAAATGAATGACATTTATTGAAAATCTATGAAACCTAGATGGAGCTTTTGCCATGTATATTGGCCTTAgatatcatttttttccttgacTAAATCAAATGTGATTCAtgaatattgttattgatttgATCGTGGACTATACCAGCATGATAGCCCCACCAGGCCTCCAGCTGCAATGAATTTCAGTTTGTGAAGCACTTTAACATCATGTGTGTCGCATTGCAATTTGCAGCCAAAATCGCCGCCATTCTCACTGCTAATACACATGGAGCGTAAAAACCCATTTTGCTCCATTTTCTGACTTTTTGTAACCTATTATTGAAAACTCATCTTTGTTCCTTTCCAGTCATTATTGTTTTAAGCAAGCCTATGGCTTTCTCTCCACCCTCATGAGCTCAAGCCCTCTGATTGCTGGCAGTATTTCTGGTCTCCGGAGTCTCTTGCTACCTCAATGCACTTCTATGCAGCCCATCCGCTCACACTCTGTTGACCTTGATCACCCGCTGTTCTGTTACTCAACCCACTACTGCCCTATTCTTTTGACTGTGActtattaattatgaatgtatttgatttgaatatttttattttttatttttgagtacTTATgtgtataatataaattattaactatgTTATCTACTATCCCACTATAgcatttttggggtcgtccacTTTGTGCTACTATCCAAGATTGACATGTTCCTGAAATGTGTAATCAAAGCATGTTTGAACTTGGAAGTATGATTTCAATTAGCAAAAATTATAGTTTGAATACTTTCTGATATTTAGTTGCTTGTTGGCCACGTGTTAATActaggaaatttattttaagttgttgttTTGGACCAAATTGATGATTTTGCCTCTAGACATAATTGTTGTAAAGCTCATCTAACAGTGGAAATAATTTGGATGTCTttgattgttttgttttattttattttaaattactaacATCATCTTTGGGAGTTTTGCTGGTTTATGAATATGATGGGCTAACATTTGAACATTTCATGTATCATTTTACATACTCAAGATAAAAGGTACAGTTTATGGGGCTGGCTTAcaataataattcttttttatttttattgtctttATGTCATGTTATTGCTGCTTTTCTTAATTcttcaaatattataatatatttttctccttCTGTAGTGGTTGCTTTATGCCCAAACAATAATGAAGTGCACATCTATAGGTTGGTTGAAGACAAATGGGAAAAGGTGTATGTTCTTCAAAAGGTACTCTGCTAGTATTTCTCTTGTTTCTCAATTAAAAGAATGTTATTAATTCTTACTCTTGCCTCTGGATGTGGTCACAGTAGAAGATATTCAAAACTGGTCTTTTTGGTGCTTATAAAGTTAATTTAGATTGTCAGAAGTGATTGGGCAGGCAGTAAGAATGAATGCAATTTTTTTGGCAATAagttatacttatatttttagtgTATATCATACTGTTTTATGAACTATCTGAGTCCAGTAGCATTTGATTCTTTGTCCATGAACTCATGTACTCATCTGATCAATCACTGAAGTTGCATTGGGCTTTGTTTGTTATATTCAGTTAATGTGTTTGTTATAGTTAGTTGAGTCAACTGCCTATATAATACACTTATGTGAAGCTTACCTAGTTTTTAATTTAGttcaaaatacataaattaaccTATTTCCATTGTTCTCCGTATTTGgaatttctctcatttttcataCTTTCACCATATACCGAAGTCTACTAATTCAACAAAACTGAtttctgaaaaatgcttctaatttttttttttggattgctCTGCAATCTCTTTTCTATGGAataatttcttttgtatttttggcAGAGATTGGATTTGCCCCAAAGGATCCCCATAAGTTCCTTTGTGTTAATGTTGGAGATGTTTCGATTATGTGAGATTATGGGTGATTGTCATAGGTTATGTTCTGATTTATTTGCTAttcttagaatgtgagtttgagcctaactcaaccccaaaatgTAGCTAGCTCATTGGGTGAGGGTTgtccctcacttatatattctatcttgGCCTTATCTCCTGATGTGAGACTTGGGTTTTTTCCAATAGTTATTATGgatgtatattttttgtatttgaagaagtttttctaGATCATAGTATATCAGGTTTTTCCCTTCTAGATTCAGGAtaattctttccttttttctcttgTGCCTTGTATCTATTTATACATGTATCTCGGTGCTTTGTATCaagtcaataaataaatatcaaaatattcatttttgctTTGTATCTTAAACAATTCTTTGCTTatcgaaataaataaataatcataggATTGTCAGATCCTATGAGTAAACATGCACTTGGACAACCTTGATgccaataatatattgattCATTCCATTTTTCTATATAATGGATTAACTAATTTGGTTGGAGACTTCGTGAATAGTTTCTAAGTAATTTCTTGGCTTATTTCTCAGCATGACCAGGTAATTTCTGGGATAGACTGGAGTGCAAGATCAAATAGAATAGTTACTGCATCCCATGATCGGAATTCGTGAGTGCCTGCATGATTTAGAACATTAGACTTATCACCCTAGGTCTTGGTGACTTTTTAGCATcatcttcttttatatatacacaATACATAATAACAAATTAAGTTACAAACCATTTGGTCTTTGTAGATATGTCTGGAACCTTGAAGGATCAGAATGGGTGCCAACTCTTGTTATCCTTAGACTAAACCGTGCTGCCCTTTGTGTTGAATGGAGTCCAAAAGGTATGAAGCATCTGGTCATGTTTCAGTTCCTTCCTATATTATTCTCTTCTTAAGTATAGAAatctcagagagagagagagagaatatcaCTAACAGAATTGAGGTGAAGTGAAATATTATTCAATCCAATGAGAAAAAGGTTACACCTCAGTTTATATAGGCAGTTACACAGATGTAACTGTCAACTAACTCTACTGTCAACTGACTCTAGTCAATTAACTACAGCAGTACAATAGACTGAAGTtaatgttgaatgtttttgtatttttatctacaTTTGGTAGCTTAGTTGGTAAGCTTGTTCAGAAGGGCAGCAGTGAGTTGTCATTGTCATTGCCCTTCTCTCTctattgtattttatatatatgtaaccttttgaattttgaaaaaaagctAAGAGGGAAAGGAGGGTATTTTTCACTCCTTCAGTTTCAAGTTGGCATCAGAGCGGGTTCGTCCGCCGCCGTCCGCTGCGGCCATCTCCGGCCAGTTTTCTCCGGCGAGACCAGGATTAGGATCGCCTCGAAAAGCGTGACTTACCCCTAGAAGTCGCGCCTCCAAAGGAGCTGCCACGCGCCGCCTTTCTCATGCGCGTCCTCCGGCGCGTGAAGCCCACGCGCCGCCGTGCTGTCATCGGAACTGTGCCGTGCCGCCACCATTCTGTTCGTTGGCCTCTTCTGAGTCTATTCCAGCCCTCAGTTTCGAGTTTTTTCGCCTGGAACGTATCACCCCTCTCTTCTCTCCTTTTTACCCCTTTAGGGTTTCATCTTGTGGGTCAAAATGGCTGCCTCTGGACCTATTTTCTCCTTCTCCGGGACTCCGACCATCACTACTGCTAAGCTGAACTGGAAGAATTATCCCTTGTGGCTGCTTCCGTGGAACTTTGGTTTCTCGGTCAAGGACATCATGACCACTTGGAGAAAGCTTCCGATTCCGTTCCAAATGACAAGAGACCTGAATGGGAGAAGCTTGACTATCAGCTCTGCGCTGTATTATGGCAGTCAGTTGAGCCAGATATTTTGGAAATTCTTAGGTCCTTTAAAACGTGTCGTTCTTTTTGGAAGAAGGCCCAGGAAATTTTTGCCAATGATATTCAAAGTCTGTTTGACGCAACCATGAAGGTTACAACCCTCAAGCAAACTAGTCATGACATGATCGCTCATGTGGGTAAGGCTCGGGCTGCCGTGGAAGAGCTGAGAAAGTTCCTTGTAGCTGATTCATTGGAAGAAGTGAACAGGAAACTTGACAAGTTCTACATGGTCCTTATTCTGAGGAGCCTACATTCAGACTTTGATCATGTTTGTGATCAAGTACTTGCTGGGGACCAAGTTCCATCTATGGATTCCCTCATCACTAGACTTCTCCGCGTGCCTCATTTATTGAAGGATGAGAATCCTGTCGATGGTGTGGAGACGTTAGCCATGGTCGCGTCTCGAGGAAGAGGAGGCAACTGCAACAACAGAGGAGGTCGCAGTGGAAGGGGTGGACGTCCTCATTGCACTTATTGCAAGAGGATGGGTCACACCCAAGAGAATTGTTATTCGTTGCATGGGTTTCCCGACAAGGTCGCACAGGTCTCTAGATCAGAGAAGATAGAGTCTAGATTTTCTGATGAGGAGTATCAGGAGTATTTGAAGCTTAAATCCGAGAAACCCAGCAACCAAGCTCAAGCCTCATCTGTACCATGTTTTTCAACAGCTTGTATCTCTCAATCCATTGAAGGTTCTAGTCCTTGGATACTCGACTCAGGTGCCTCTGATCATATTTCTGGTAATAAGTCCTCCTTTTCATCCTTCTCTTTTCCAAAAATTCCTCACCTTGTTACTGTAACCAATGGTTCAAAGGTTGCGTCTCAAGGAAGTGGTCAAGTTTCTTTATCTCCTTCTCTGAAATTGAATTCTGTGTTATTCATTCCTCAGTGTCCCTATAATCTAATTTCATTAAGTCAGTTAACTCGTTCGTTAAATTGTTCAGTAACCTTTACTGCTAATTCGTTTGTTATTCAAGAACATGGGACGGGGCGACTGATTGGAGAAGGACATGAATCACGAGGACTTTACTACTTGGAATCCAGTCCACCTAGGGCTTGTTTTGCAATCTCAAAGCCCAAACCTTTGCATGATCGTCTAGGTCACCCAAGTTTACCAAAACTGAAGATGATGGTTCCTAGTCTCAAGAATCTTCGAGTCTTAGATTGTGAGTCTTGTCAACTAGGAAAACATGTCAGGTCGTCATTTCCTCAAACTGTACAAAGATGTAACTCAGCTTTCTCTACCattcattttgatatttggggaccaagtttggttttcgatattttgtaaccttcattgatgaattctccagatgtacttgggtttatttaatgaaagacagaTCTGAACTTTTGTCTATATTCGTGTTATTCTACAATGAgattgagaatcaatttggaaaaacaattaaaattttcaggAGCGACAATGCTAAAGAATATTTCTCTCATgacctttcttattttttgtcttcCAAAGGTATTCTACATCAGTCTACATGTCCtcacacaccacaacaaaatggcatagcaGAAAGGAAAAATCGTCATCTTCTTGAAACTGCACGTTCCCTAATGCTAAATTCAAATGTTCCTACACACCATTGGGGAGATGCAGTGCTTACTGCTTGTTTCCTAATCTATAGGatgcccttttcttctcttgaaaatCAAATCCCTCACTCAATTGTCTTTCCTCATGATCTACTATTTCATGTCTCTCCTAAAGTGTTTGGTTGTACCTGTTTTGTCCATGGTTTGTCTCCTGGTTTAGACAAACTCTCTGCTAGGTCAGTCAAATGTGTCTTCTTGCGTTATTCTCGTCTTCAAAAAGGTTACAAATGTTATTCTCCAACCATGAGACGATACTACATGTCTGCAGATGTAACCTTCTTTGAAGACACACCCTTCTTCTCACCCTCCGTAGACCATTCTTCGTCTCTCCAGGAAGTCCTTCCTATTCCTTCTCCTTGTCCTCTAGATGACTCAAACCAAAATGTCAGTGTTGTTCCATCCTCCTCACCAAATTCACCTGAAATTGTATCTTCACCTTTGATTACAGATCAACCCAGGACAACACAGATTGGATTTCCAGTACCTGAAGCTTCTCCTCGTGACTCTCGTTCTTCTTTAACCAGTCCTCCACTCATGGATCCTTccacttcttcttctcattctgaCTCACATTGGCCCATTGCCATCAGGAAAGGTACTCGCTCTACTCGTAATCCTCatcctatttataatttcttaagttATCACCATTTGTCTCCTTCATACAGTTCCTTTGTTTTCTCATTGTCCTCCCTTACTATTCCTTCCACTGTCCGTGAGGCACTTGATCATCCTGGCTGGCGACAGGCTATGATTGATGAGATGCAAGCCCTTGAAAATAATGGTACTTGGGAGCTTGTTCCTCTTTCTCTTGGTAAGACCACTGTGGGTTGTAGATGGGTCTACACTGTTAAAGTTGGGCCCAATGGTAAGGTTGATCGGCTTAAGGCTCGCTTGGTGGCTAAGGGCTATACGCAGGTATATGGCATTGATTATTGTGATACTTTCTCTCCTGTAGCCAAACTCACCACTGTTCATCTGTTTCTTGCTATGGCTGCTATTCGTCACTGGCCCCTCTATCAgcttgatattaaaaatgcCTTCCTCCACGGTGATCTTGAGGAGGATatttatatggagcaacctCCTGGATTTGTTGCTCAGGGGGAGTATGGTCTTGTGAGTAAGCTTCACCGATCTTTCTATGGGTTGAAACAATCTCCTCGTGCTTGGTTTGATAAATTTAGTCATGTTGTTCAAATGTTTGGGCTGAAACGGAGTGAAGCTGATCATTCTGTATTTTATTGTCATACATCTCCTGGAAAATGTGTTTATCTAATggtctatgttgatgatatagtgaTTACAGGGAATGATACTACTAAGATCACCCAGCTAAAAGAGCACTTATTCAGTCATTTCCAGACCAAAGATCTGGATTCTTTGAAGTATTTCCTTGGCATTGAAGTGACTCAATCAGGAGATGGTGTGGTGATCTCTCAGAGGAAGTATGCTCTTGATATTTTAGAAGAAACAGGTGTGTAGAATTGTAGACCTGTTGAGAGCCCTATGGATCTGAATCTGAAGCTCATGGCAGATCAAAGGAAAGTTTATCCTGACCCCGAGAGAAATTGGAGACTTGTGGGAAAACTCATTTACCTTACCATTACCAGACTTGATATCTCCTTTGCTGTGGGAGTGGTTAGCCAATTTATGCAGAATCCTCATCTGGACCATTGGAATGTTGTCATGCGTATTCTGAGATATGTTAAAAGGCTCTTGGTCAAGGGTTGTTGTATGAAGACAGGGGTAATACCCAACTATCGGGATATTGTGATGTTGATTGGACTGGCTGTCCCATGGATAGAAGGTCTACATCAGACTATTGTGTCTTCATTGGAGGAAATCTTATTTCTTGGAAAAGCAAGAAACAGACAGTTGTCGCTCGGTCCAGTGCAGAAGCTGAATATTGATCTATGACTATGGTTACTTGTGAGCTCATGTGGATTAAACAATTTCTGCAGGAATTGAGGTTTTGTGAAGAGTTGCAAATGAAGTTGTATTGTGATAATCAGACTGCTCTTCATATTGTCTCAAACCCAATTTTTCATGAAAGGACTAAGCACATAGAGATTGATTGTCATTTCATTCGAGAGAAGATTCTGTCCAAGGAGATTGTCACTGAGCTTATTGGTTCAAATGATCAGCCAGCGGCCTTAAGAAGACCCAGAATTCAGGCTATATGTTCTAAGCTTGGTGCTTATGatttatatgctccagcttgagcgggagtgttgaatgtttttgtatTTGTATCTACATTTGGTAGCTTAGTTGGTAAGCTTGTTCAGAAGGGCAGCAGTGAGTTGTCACTGTCATTGCCCTTCTCTCTctattgtattttatatatatgt contains:
- the LOC100777680 gene encoding spermidine hydroxycinnamoyl transferase, whose amino-acid sequence is MVTIKASHTVVPNQPTPKGRLWLSNSDQTARPAHTPNLYIYKAKHNIIEYDIEKMIDSLSIILVYYYPVAGRLSVTESGRMEVDCNAKGVTLIEAETVKTIDDFGDFTPSESVKEELVPVIDYHSQPIEEIPLVFVQVTRFKGDKEQQQGLAIAVAVSHPVADGSAWIHFINTWAKVNRGDMLGLNDMPFIDRTILKSSSSLSSLSPPPSPRFDHPELQPLPFILGRSDSTEEQKKKTTAAMLKLTSEQVEMLRKKVNENENLSTKQGSRSRSRSRPCSRFEAVAAHIWRCACKARKLDRNQPTLVRFNADFRSRLTRPLPRNYFGNALAATVTPESYAGEITSRPLSYAARKLREAVEMLKEEYITSQLEVVLGEEQLESIKALFSRQGERRNSPFAGNPNLQITSWISIPLYEADFGWGKPEHFVLGYVCPFDRGIIIRGPENDGSVIVIMYFQIAHMQLFKKFFYEDVFTSRL